atggttCTATACTTTGACTCGGCCGGACGTCCGATTCACCTGGCAGGCGTCCACGCAGCCGTCGAGGCCGGCGCAAATCATGTCGGCGGTGACGTGTCTGCCGTACACCTCGGGCTTCTTGCAGGCGTCGTGGCCGATCAGCCTCACTCCCGCCTCCTGCAGGTTAGAATAACCGTCGGCttctgggaagaaaaaaaacaaaaaaacctcacTATTCCACAGGTGTCAAATTGGAGGTCCGAGGGCCAGATCCGGTCCGCCACAAAACAATGCGTGGCCCGTGAAAATGAATGATGTACGTCAACTTTGTTGCTCACTAAACTATCCAAATGAAAATCAACAGATTGATAGTCGTTGAACATTTTTTACTCTGATATGGGTGTGTACAAGTTTGGCGCCCCTGATTATTCCACATCATTTGGAGTTTCCTACGGTAGCGGACTCACTCTCATGCATGTGTCCCCAGCCACTGATGGAACAGCAGAAGCCGTCCGGGAAGGCCACGCCGCTGTCGGGGAGACAGATGGGCCTGATGAACCGCGTCCGCTTGACACAGCGACCGTCTCGCTTCTTCAGTTTGATGAGAACTGCCCcgcgggagggagggagggagggagggaggaagggaaAGCACAGCAAACTTTTTTTCCTACGGAAGGAGCCCCGGGACACAGCCGCTCGGTGACGCGGGCGTGAGGCGCGCGTTACCGATGTCGTGGAGCGTGGGGTTGAAGACGGAGAAGTGTTTGGGGAAGATGTACTTGTCCACTCCGAACGTACGCGTGTCGGGACCGCTGACGTTGAAGCGGTGCTGGCCGAGCACCACGCGAAGCTGCGATAACAGGGGGCTGCCGAGAAGGCGGCAAAAATGCTACGTTTAAGTTAAGATTCACTCATTGGCCGCCCTCGACGGCTTCGGACGTCCGATCGATTTGAATCGGGCGGCACTGGCGGGGAGTCCGCCGACGTTCGTTCTCTCGCTTTCCCGCCATTTTCCAACGTCTCAAAAGCCGAGCGTTAGCGCGAGACGCCGAAATGATCGTCTTCATTGCTACCGAACGGGTTTGGGAGGTTGTTCATTTTGTCGCGCCCTAACCCATCTATTATTTTTCATTGACGGCCCCGAAAATGTttcggacgtctatcgctgtcgccGGCAGCCAATGCCTTTTCTGAATTTTAGATGCGGCGGCGGTATCCACGACTTACTTGCGTAAAAAGCAGTGCGCCGCCGACACCACCCAGCAGGAGGCGATCAAGGTTCCGGCGCAAAAGTCCGACCGCCCGATGTAAATGGCCGCCATCCAGGGGTGGCTCCCGGGCAGAGCCGAGTTTCCTCCCATGATCCTCCCCCGCGCCGCCCACACCCTCTTCTTGTGTTTGGTCCCGCACGTCGGCTTCTCGACCGGCCCCGGGACGGGCCGGCGCGCGTTCCACGTGCTCATCCTACTAGAGGATGCTACTCCCACAAATGTTAGCGATGACTGCGTTGTGTGGATATTTTTTTCGGGATGTGACATTTTCCCATACGTGTACTTACAGAGTGGCATCTTGCAAGATGGCACTGTGCAGTACTCCCACGAGATGGCGTCATTGCTCAAAGTGTAGCACCAGGGTTTCTTGTCGCCATCGGGATTCCTGCACCCACAGGTATGccatgatatttttgcttatatCGCTTAAAGTGTTTATGATTAGCTGCGCTAGACATTCATGTCGCCCCTCCATGTCGACATActgtagattggacgtctagtgccgtcaatggcaggcaatgagttaacatgGAAGAGACCTGgcaatcttaaaaaaaataaaaaaaaaaaaaaatcacttctacTAGTGACACGAGTACTCTGACAGCCATGTATTATTTGAGGTGCTACTTGTTACTTGCTGTAAAAGAACCACTGACGTGGTGCGCCACCACCTACGCGTAAAAGACTACCTGCAATGGGCGTGTTTCCCGAGACCTTTGCGGAACGCGCCGCGCACCGTGCCGACGTGGAGCTCGTCGTACAGTAGGTCCGAATCCCACGGTAGACAGCGGTCGCCGGACGCCGTCGCGGAGGCCGCGCCGCGGTAACTCACGCCCCGGCCGTCGTAGCACTCGCTCTCCGGCTCTGGAGAAcagttttgtttggtattttacCATCTGGTCACTTGACCTTCCCCAAAAATCGGGGAAAAACGACGCGCGTGAAGCCGTCACGTTTCCGGGTACTCGCCCAAACTGCAGCGGGGTCCTCCGTAGCCGCGTCGACAGTGGCACACTTTCTCGCCGGTGGTGGCGATCGTCCGGCACGTTCCGTCATTCCGGCACGGATTCGAGCGGCACGCTGGATGAAGAAATTTGCCGGAATTTCAATGACTTTATCGCAGAAATGAATTCGCCGCCACGCCTCCCGCTTCAAACGGGtcagacgtctagcgccgtcaatggcagacggtGAGCCGTGATGGCAATGACTTAACAGTCAAGTAAGTATGCAGTCATTTTGTATTAGTTGACTTGAatgtatcccccccccccccaaaaaaaaacaaaaacaaaaaaaaacgttatcTGTGCGTcatatcagttttaaacatttcCTCTGGTTGTAGCATTTCTCCCTGGATGACGGCGTACATGTGGGTGTGTCCCAAATTGCCGTTCCTTAGTCACCGTGAGTCATATCATCTGTCTATTCATCGGTAGGGATCAAAGCGAGGGCGTGGGTGGGGCCCGCTTAATATGAGGCGCTAGGATTTTTGATGGCGTGACACTCACCGGTGTAGCGGGTTCGTCGGCACTCCGTCTTGCCGTCGACGCACGTGCACTGTTCCACGTTGCGGAGGTGAATGCGGCCCCAAGACTGTCCGGCGTCATAATGGCGCAGGTGTAGGGTTTCGTAGCACTGTTCTAAAGACGGAACAAAACACTGGCACATAGGCGACAGAGAGGAACCCGACCAAAAGACGAGTGCGTGctttcttttgaccaaaaataAGACCCCTGTCCTATAGGAGGTCGACTAGGATTCATTGATTATATATCCCCTTTGCTACCTGAACACCTCAATTGGACACTTTTTCATTTCCAATTTGTAATATAGTCTGTCCCGAATTCCACCTTAGCAACATGTGGGATGCTAGCATGGAACGTATACAGTGTTAAATCATctcaactcagttacctcattgtaagagtaatgagTTACTcaacaaagtaactgatgttacttttcaaCGGCGTCATTGCCCTCCTCCCCTCCAGGCAGGcggatgtgtgacaaaatcggacaacttgcgcttcattcaaccaaattgtagtaacgcgcccctTCGCAGCACTAacggtgttgcaaagatggCCAAAGTCATTTATGACGTGACTCGCTACTGAAAAATATCACGCCGTTATAAACGACACCGAGTGTGTATACGGTCAACTCGACGACCTCTACTTGTTACGACTCTGAAAAGGGACGCTACTTTGTCTAGCTCGTACGGCGAGATTCCCTAGCGCGACGTACTCACCGCGCTCGCAAAATCTTCCCGAAAAGCCTTCGGGGCAGGAGCACCGGAACGCCGGCCCGCGCGAAACCAGCGTGCAGTTGCCGCCGTTTTGACACGCTTTGCGTCGACACAGATCGGCGAGCCTTCGGGACGTGTGGAAAGAACCTAGAGTTTGAATGAATTGTGAGAACCCGCCGGGGACGGGACGGCGCTCCGCGTTACCGTTAGGTGGTCCCGGCTCTGGCGCGCAGAACCCCCACTTGCGGTCCCGGTCAAAATTGGATGTCAAAGAGCACCTGTGGGAAGATGAAATCAATcttacaaatacatttttttgggtgaCTACTTTCCATCTAAACTGAGAAGGTGGTCATTTCTATAGAGAGAGACGTTTTCTTGTTGAACTCACCAAGGTCTGGAGGTGAAAACTGTGACGCAGTGATGATGAATTCGTCCGCCCTGACGAAATGGAAGCACGCATTGTTtgccggtcgtcgtgacgactgttaaaaaggagggggaaaaaaatcgtcATTGCTATAGGAATGTTTGCCTTCAAGCATTCTCACGATGCAGCTCCACGGCCTTTTGGATTAGTTTCCATGTCAGTCCAAAATATCTTataaacaaatgccattttctggTATACTTCAAGCaggcttaatatatatatatatattttgttttaatgtcGCAGACTTACACAAGCTTTCATGAAAGTAAAATGTCATAAAATTTGATAAAAGCACATCTTGCACTGGCATCATGGGAGTTGAGGGAATTTGGTTCAGAAAGTGAAATGTCCAATgcataagcagattttaaggggggggggaggggcgcaagcctctccctggtggtagaaaagtgtcattgcatgtaattgactttcctacacacacacacatatattggaaaccaataaaacaaaaaacaaaagtgaatgaaatgaacaaaaaatatatttttatacttggtcaaaattattcaaacagatcatttgactagcaccttattttatttttcaaatgatttttttctatgattgaaaataatttttgattgaagcaacatttttttggggattgaatgattcagaaacaaatgtcctacccataatatggcccaaacacaaaaaggattgcttcagtcaaaaaaaaaatgttttcaatgaaaaattaagtgttcaaatgcaattttttcaatctttttgaattgaaaactttttctatgattgaaatttttcttttttcgattgaagtgatttttctttttgaaaatatatattttttggaggcaacatattttttgattgaataataaaggcaaaaatgtcctagccaaaatgtggccaaacacaaatcaacattgcctcaatcaaaaaaaaaaaataaataaaaatcaaagacAAATAGCTTTCActtgttttttgagtttcaaattaatttttgtattcaaacttttttgttttgtttttgattgaagcaacttttttatgggttaaaaatgtatattttgatcgaagaaactttttttttttttacatttaagcctttttttgggattgaataataaagacacaatatggctccacccagggatacaattttgactggggtaactatacATTGGCCCGACACCAGCAGGCAtagcatattcaatggatgacaatcttggcgaaaagtattgcttaAGCAGCCCGATTtacaattcccctcaagaatgatgggaaacaaagaacgctcattgtcaacttcttATTATAAATAGTtagttttattgctgacactgcgtttcggccccaaaagtcaaaactGCGCTTATGGTCCGATGCCATTTTGAGGACACTCCATTTGTACTTATGGGACGCATGTCGTCTTTTGAAAGTAGTTTTGCTTTGGACCGAGAAAAAGGTCATTCAAAACGGAATgtatttatgtcaaatactgttgATGAATAGTGACTCATTTCCTGGAATGACCATCGTTTTAGTGTCCGTCTGTCATCATTCCTGCAATCTTTGTGACAAAACTATGAAATGTACCTTACCTTTTTCAATCTTTGCATCCGTCACATTGGAGATAACGGTCGCACCTACcggctggaaaaaaaaagggtGCACTTTTTCTCCCAATCTTCATG
This sequence is a window from Corythoichthys intestinalis isolate RoL2023-P3 chromosome 13, ASM3026506v1, whole genome shotgun sequence. Protein-coding genes within it:
- the LOC130928770 gene encoding hepatocyte growth factor activator isoform X1; this encodes MTYARLLFLPFVLSATGPVGATVISNVTDAKIEKVVTTTGKQCVLPFRQGGRIHHHCVTVFTSRPWCSLTSNFDRDRKWGFCAPEPGPPNGNAERRPVPGGFSQFIQTLGSFHTSRRLADLCRRKACQNGGNCTLVSRGPAFRCSCPEGFSGRFCEREQCYETLHLRHYDAGQSWGRIHLRNVEQCTCVDGKTECRRTRYTACRSNPCRNDGTCRTIATTGEKVCHCRRGYGGPRCSLEPESECYDGRGVSYRGAASATASGDRCLPWDSDLLYDELHVGTVRGAFRKGLGKHAHCRNPDGDKKPWCYTLSNDAISWEYCTVPSCKMPLCKYTYGKMSHPEKNIHTTQSSLTFVGVASSSRMSTWNARRPVPGPVEKPTCGTKHKKRVWAARGRIMGGNSALPGSHPWMAAIYIGRSDFCAGTLIASCWVVSAAHCFLRNPLLSQLRVVLGQHRFNVSGPDTRTFGVDKYIFPKHFSVFNPTLHDIVLIKLKKRDGRCVKRTRFIRPICLPDSGVAFPDGFCCSISGWGHMHEKADGYSNLQEAGVRLIGHDACKKPEVYGRHVTADMICAGLDGCVDACQGDSGGPLACAKDDVNFLYGIISWGEGCGRSGKPGVYTKVANYVDWINSVIRRTAQKLSTLTRP
- the LOC130928770 gene encoding hepatocyte growth factor activator isoform X2 yields the protein MTYARLLFLPFVLSATGPVGATVISNVTDAKIEKVVTTTGKQCVLPFRQGGRIHHHCVTVFTSRPWCSLTSNFDRDRKWGFCAPEPGPPNGSFHTSRRLADLCRRKACQNGGNCTLVSRGPAFRCSCPEGFSGRFCEREQCYETLHLRHYDAGQSWGRIHLRNVEQCTCVDGKTECRRTRYTACRSNPCRNDGTCRTIATTGEKVCHCRRGYGGPRCSLEPESECYDGRGVSYRGAASATASGDRCLPWDSDLLYDELHVGTVRGAFRKGLGKHAHCRNPDGDKKPWCYTLSNDAISWEYCTVPSCKMPLCKYTYGKMSHPEKNIHTTQSSLTFVGVASSSRMSTWNARRPVPGPVEKPTCGTKHKKRVWAARGRIMGGNSALPGSHPWMAAIYIGRSDFCAGTLIASCWVVSAAHCFLRNPLLSQLRVVLGQHRFNVSGPDTRTFGVDKYIFPKHFSVFNPTLHDIVLIKLKKRDGRCVKRTRFIRPICLPDSGVAFPDGFCCSISGWGHMHEKADGYSNLQEAGVRLIGHDACKKPEVYGRHVTADMICAGLDGCVDACQGDSGGPLACAKDDVNFLYGIISWGEGCGRSGKPGVYTKVANYVDWINSVIRRTAQKLSTLTRP